One genomic region from Salinicola endophyticus encodes:
- a CDS encoding LysR family transcriptional regulator, whose amino-acid sequence MDIPHQRLVYFRVTVESGSLRKAAARLDIAPSAVSRQIALLETAFEAPLLERTPRGIRPTAVGDMVLDYCRQRGALDEQFIASLEAHQRLETGTISLVVGEGFIDDLIAAPLKAFAERYRGVRLDIQQAGTDEIIESVVEDRAHIGLMFHERVHPQIRFWVSSGQPLLAICPRDHALATHPEPLSLETLSEAPMALWKVGHGVRRLVDEAFQQARLRPRVAMETNSMAVLRRAVVAGMAVTLLPSFAVADELGSQSVVARRVACAPFQHSQAHMITRVGRRQPLASLKLLRHLSAWMHAFRHDAAR is encoded by the coding sequence ATGGACATTCCCCATCAGCGGCTGGTCTATTTTCGCGTCACGGTCGAGTCCGGCTCGCTGCGCAAGGCCGCCGCGCGGCTCGATATCGCGCCCTCGGCGGTGAGCCGCCAGATCGCGCTGCTCGAAACCGCCTTCGAAGCGCCGCTGCTCGAGCGCACGCCGCGCGGCATCCGCCCCACCGCGGTGGGCGACATGGTGCTCGACTACTGCCGCCAGCGCGGTGCCCTGGACGAGCAGTTCATCGCCAGCCTGGAGGCCCATCAGCGCCTGGAGACCGGCACCATCTCGTTGGTCGTGGGGGAGGGCTTCATCGACGATCTGATCGCGGCCCCGCTCAAGGCCTTCGCCGAGCGCTACCGCGGCGTGCGTCTGGATATTCAGCAGGCCGGGACCGACGAGATCATCGAGTCGGTCGTCGAGGACCGCGCGCATATTGGGCTGATGTTTCACGAACGGGTCCACCCCCAAATTCGCTTCTGGGTCTCCAGCGGCCAACCGCTGCTGGCGATCTGTCCCCGCGATCACGCGCTGGCCACGCACCCCGAGCCGCTGTCGCTGGAGACGCTGAGCGAGGCGCCGATGGCACTATGGAAAGTCGGACACGGTGTGCGGCGGCTGGTCGACGAAGCTTTCCAGCAGGCCCGGCTGCGCCCGCGGGTGGCGATGGAGACCAACTCCATGGCGGTACTGCGGCGCGCGGTGGTGGCCGGCATGGCGGTCACCCTGCTGCCCAGCTTCGCGGTGGCGGATGAGCTCGGCAGCCAGAGCGTGGTCGCGCGGCGGGTCGCCTGTGCGCCGTTCCAGCACTCCCAGGCGCACATGATCACCCGGGTCGGGCGGCGTCAGCCGCTGGCGAGCCTCAAGCTGCTGCGCCACCTGAGCGCCTGGATGCATGCCTTTCGCCACGACGCCGCGCGCTAG
- a CDS encoding cell wall hydrolase gives MSSTPARQSLAQALRPRAWVMALLMLLGVIAPTTPLLAAEPPAAQRALDKAEQLEQRVVENTRASPAPPALRVTPEGARALDPRGQAPLDDALTCLARSIYWEAKGAGVVEMEAVANVVMNRLGNPAFPPTLCGVVQQGSETGSCQFSWWCDGRPDEAREPLEYAAAREIARRALNGTLKDRTHGAVFFHQRSITPSWASHMVKTVQTREFDFYRLPG, from the coding sequence ATGTCATCGACACCTGCGCGCCAAAGTCTCGCCCAGGCCCTCAGGCCCCGTGCCTGGGTGATGGCCCTGTTGATGCTGCTGGGTGTGATCGCCCCCACCACCCCACTGCTCGCCGCCGAGCCGCCAGCGGCCCAGCGCGCGCTCGACAAGGCCGAGCAGCTGGAGCAGCGGGTAGTCGAGAACACGCGCGCCAGCCCGGCGCCACCGGCGCTGCGGGTAACGCCCGAGGGCGCACGTGCGCTCGATCCGCGCGGCCAGGCCCCACTGGACGACGCGCTGACCTGTCTGGCACGATCGATCTACTGGGAGGCCAAGGGTGCGGGCGTCGTGGAGATGGAGGCAGTGGCCAACGTGGTGATGAACCGGCTGGGCAATCCGGCCTTCCCGCCGACCCTGTGCGGCGTGGTACAGCAGGGCTCGGAGACCGGCAGCTGCCAGTTCTCGTGGTGGTGCGATGGTCGCCCCGACGAGGCGCGTGAGCCGCTGGAGTACGCGGCGGCACGCGAGATCGCACGCCGCGCGCTCAACGGCACACTCAAGGATCGCACCCACGGCGCGGTGTTCTTCCACCAGCGCAGCATCACGCCATCCTGGGCCTCGCACATGGTCAAGACGGTGCAGACCCGCGAGTTCGATTTCTATCGTCTCCCCGGTTGA
- a CDS encoding antibiotic biosynthesis monooxygenase, whose product MFIAMNRFRVNPQRTEEFETLWLERETHLQGLPGFVEFHMLRGPAEEDHVLYASHTIWRSRADFEAWTHSEAFRAAHANSGQSRREGLYLGPPKFEGFEVIQTVGAD is encoded by the coding sequence ATGTTCATCGCCATGAACCGTTTCCGCGTCAACCCCCAGCGCACCGAGGAGTTCGAGACCCTATGGCTCGAACGTGAAACGCACCTGCAGGGGCTGCCGGGATTCGTCGAATTCCATATGCTGCGCGGCCCGGCTGAGGAGGATCATGTCCTCTACGCCTCTCACACCATCTGGCGCTCGCGGGCCGACTTCGAGGCGTGGACCCACTCGGAAGCGTTCCGAGCCGCCCACGCCAATTCCGGCCAGAGCCGCCGCGAGGGCCTCTATCTGGGGCCGCCCAAGTTCGAGGGCTTCGAGGTGATCCAGACCGTCGGCGCCGACTGA